From the genome of Triticum aestivum cultivar Chinese Spring chromosome 3B, IWGSC CS RefSeq v2.1, whole genome shotgun sequence, one region includes:
- the LOC123065236 gene encoding uncharacterized protein has product MATIAFRLLSRRTLTSAIGKAAEHLPQGRWSWRSYLIGFDDTAMAEAKRRLGHASYMKLLEKEQAAVDRTLGRLVFGSAVVSFGLLLAKIILLPRQADVLPPLLQTGCREEIPVLFGYMNE; this is encoded by the exons ATGGCGACGATCGCGTTCCGACTCCTCTCTCGCCGGACTCTCACCAGCGCCATAGGCAAGGCCGCCGAGCACCTTCCTCAG GGTCGTTGGTCGTGGCGGTCCTATCTGATTGGCTTCGACGACACGGCGATGGCCGAGGCCAAAAGGCGATTAGGCCACGCGTCGTACATGAA GCTGCTGGAGAAAGAGCAGGCAGCTGTCGACCGGACCCTCGGCCGCTTGGTTTTTGGGTCGGCCGTGGTTTCCTTCGGATTGCTTCTTGCCAAGATTATCCTCCTCCCCCGGCAAGCGGACGTACTACCACCCCTACTTCAGACGGGGTGTAGGGAAGAGATCCCGGTTTTATTTGGATATATGAACGAGTAA